In the Chitinophagales bacterium genome, one interval contains:
- a CDS encoding NAD(P)-dependent oxidoreductase — protein sequence MNKLKIALIREEKIPVDTRVAFSPVQCQWLMNKYPGLEIFVQPCENRCYKDEEYRREEIMVQEDISGADLLMGIKEVPKEKLIPGKNYLFFSHTIKMQPHNRDLLKSILKNNIRLIDYECLVWENGERILGFGHFAGVVGAHNAFVTYGKRYGLFHLKPAYACHSYKELLSAYADIKLPPVKIAVTGTGRVAKGVYELLEKLNLRMVSIQNYLTRNYDEPVYIVLNTAQLYESKNGKPFNRNEFHQHPENYNSDFLPFTRVTDIFMNAIFWNPKAPVFFTREDMRSRDFRIRVIADITCDVNGSVPATIRDTTIEEPVFGYNPVTEQEEKPYQSHVIDVMAVSNLPNELPREASTEFGDKLIEYVVEELLLENSEIISRATIAKNGRLTNRFEYLQDYVAG from the coding sequence ATGAACAAGCTAAAAATTGCCCTTATACGCGAAGAAAAAATTCCGGTGGACACACGTGTTGCTTTCAGTCCGGTACAGTGCCAATGGCTCATGAATAAATATCCGGGATTGGAAATATTCGTTCAGCCCTGTGAAAACCGGTGCTATAAAGATGAAGAGTACAGGCGGGAGGAGATAATGGTCCAGGAAGACATTTCCGGTGCCGACCTGCTTATGGGGATAAAAGAAGTACCGAAAGAAAAATTAATTCCCGGAAAGAATTACCTTTTTTTTTCGCACACCATAAAAATGCAACCGCACAATCGCGATTTGCTCAAAAGCATTCTGAAAAATAATATTCGGCTCATAGACTACGAATGCCTTGTTTGGGAGAATGGAGAACGGATTCTTGGCTTCGGTCATTTCGCAGGCGTAGTCGGCGCACATAATGCCTTTGTCACCTATGGAAAACGTTACGGACTTTTCCATCTCAAACCTGCCTATGCATGTCATAGCTATAAAGAATTGTTGTCAGCTTATGCGGATATAAAACTGCCACCGGTAAAGATTGCGGTCACCGGCACGGGCCGCGTTGCGAAAGGTGTGTATGAACTGCTGGAAAAACTCAACCTCAGGATGGTGAGTATTCAGAATTATCTTACCAGGAATTACGATGAACCGGTATATATTGTACTAAACACGGCGCAGCTATATGAAAGCAAAAACGGCAAGCCCTTCAACCGGAACGAATTCCACCAGCATCCTGAAAATTACAATTCAGATTTTCTTCCTTTCACCAGGGTGACCGATATTTTTATGAATGCCATTTTCTGGAACCCCAAAGCACCCGTATTCTTTACCAGGGAAGATATGCGCAGCCGCGATTTCAGGATCAGGGTGATAGCCGATATCACCTGTGATGTGAATGGTTCGGTGCCGGCTACTATTCGCGATACCACGATCGAAGAACCTGTTTTCGGCTACAATCCGGTTACAGAACAGGAGGAAAAACCCTACCAGTCGCATGTTATTGATGTGATGGCCGTCAGCAACCTTCCCAATGAACTCCCGCGCGAAGCATCAACGGAGTTCGGCGATAAGCTGATTGAATATGTGGTGGAAGAGCTGCTGCTTGAGAACAGCGAAATCATCAGCCGCGCCACCATCGCGAAAAACGGACGTCTGACAAATCGTTTTGAATACCTGCAAGATTATGTTGCCGGTTGA
- a CDS encoding DUF3078 domain-containing protein, with product MKKTLLFLIAFVCLGITLKAQDSLVAAKDTAWRVGGNASLQFSQVALSSWAAGGENSMSLTAIVSGFASYLEGKNYWNSYGLFTYGAYQGQYDTKIRKNVDLIDIGTKAGHELGNKFYLSGLLNFKSQFANGYNYPDLTNVVSKFMAPGYLLASVGIDWRPVPYFSLYLSPATGKFIFVTDQQIADLGTYGNTAAVYDTAGNIITQGETLRSEFGALMVATFTKDLAKNVNLFTKVTLFDNYTDKIKANRDNIDVNWDLLFNFKINSWLTANIYGSLIYDNDIIITDLDKETGLPTGTSGPRTQIKEGLGIGLSYHFGDEMRK from the coding sequence ATGAAAAAGACACTTCTTTTTTTGATTGCCTTTGTATGCCTTGGTATTACGCTAAAGGCACAGGATTCCCTTGTTGCCGCAAAAGATACTGCGTGGCGGGTTGGCGGAAATGCATCCTTGCAGTTCAGCCAGGTAGCGCTCAGCAGCTGGGCTGCCGGTGGTGAAAATTCCATGTCACTTACGGCCATAGTCAGCGGGTTTGCCAGTTACCTCGAAGGAAAGAACTATTGGAACAGCTATGGATTATTTACCTATGGTGCGTACCAGGGCCAGTACGATACAAAGATCCGGAAGAATGTAGACCTGATTGATATTGGTACCAAGGCAGGTCATGAGTTAGGAAATAAATTTTATCTGAGCGGATTGCTGAATTTCAAGAGTCAGTTTGCCAATGGATACAATTATCCTGACCTGACGAATGTTGTTTCAAAATTTATGGCGCCCGGTTACCTGCTGGCTTCAGTAGGTATTGACTGGCGGCCGGTGCCTTATTTCTCACTCTATTTATCTCCGGCCACCGGAAAGTTCATCTTTGTTACGGATCAACAGATCGCTGATCTCGGTACCTATGGGAATACAGCGGCGGTGTACGATACAGCAGGTAACATCATCACGCAGGGCGAGACCTTAAGGAGTGAATTCGGCGCATTAATGGTGGCCACATTCACAAAGGATCTTGCCAAAAATGTTAACCTTTTTACGAAAGTTACGCTCTTTGATAATTATACTGATAAGATTAAAGCCAATCGTGATAATATTGATGTGAACTGGGACCTGCTGTTCAACTTCAAGATTAATTCATGGCTTACGGCCAATATTTACGGATCGCTGATTTATGATAATGATATCATTATCACCGATCTCGATAAGGAAACAGGTTTGCCAACAGGAACGAGTGGACCAAGAACGCAGATAAAAGAAGGCCTGGGAATTGGATTAAGCTATCATTTTGGTGATGAAATGAGGAAATAA
- the mscL gene encoding large-conductance mechanosensitive channel protein MscL, producing the protein MGMLKEYKEFISKGNVIDLAVGVVIGGAFGKIVSSLVNDIVMPPIGYLLKGINFKDLKLVLTKAGTDAAGVAIPEVAITYGNFIQTAIEFLIIAWVIFLVVRTINKMKKAEEVAPAPAEPSSQEKLLMEIRDSLKK; encoded by the coding sequence ATGGGAATGCTAAAAGAGTACAAAGAATTCATCAGTAAAGGCAATGTCATTGATCTTGCAGTGGGTGTCGTTATAGGCGGCGCGTTTGGTAAGATTGTGTCCTCACTGGTAAACGACATCGTTATGCCGCCAATCGGGTATTTGCTAAAAGGCATCAATTTCAAAGACCTGAAGCTGGTGCTCACCAAAGCAGGAACGGATGCGGCAGGTGTCGCAATACCTGAAGTGGCTATCACCTATGGAAACTTCATTCAGACCGCTATTGAATTCTTAATTATTGCCTGGGTTATTTTCCTTGTAGTGCGAACCATCAATAAAATGAAGAAAGCAGAAGAAGTTGCGCCTGCACCGGCTGAACCATCCTCACAGGAGAAACTGCTGATGGAAATCCGCGACTCGCTTAAAAAATAA